The following is a genomic window from Neomonachus schauinslandi chromosome 15, ASM220157v2, whole genome shotgun sequence.
ttaaccaactgagccacccaggtgcctctgttgtcttgtttttaacaagtaaaaaggaaaagatattttttcctcccttacatAATCAAGAATttgctttaaataaatatgtctATTGATGGTATACACATTTGAAAGCTTTTCCGCAAGTCCATATCATACTAAATTTTCTAATTCATCCCAGTGTGATTCTGATAATTACTTGGCTTTGCATTTTACCACAGAATCGCTGAATATTTCAATGACTGCAAAATGCCGAGAGAAAGGTAGAAACAGCAATGGAGATCATTAGAAGTTATAGTGTTACATTAAAATAGTGACAAAAGGGGAAAATTGCAAGggtaaattaaaataagattgaATTTCCTGGATGACGCGCGGCCGGCGCTTCCGCGTTGGGAGCCGGCGGCAGATCCCGGGACGCGGAGACCCGGGGTCCCGGCAGCGGGGCGGCCCCCGGGCCCAGGGAAGGGATGCATCGCCGCAGGGTGGGAGCTGGTGCCATCGCCAAGAAGAAGCTTGCCGAGGCCAAGTATAAGGAGCGAGGCACTGTCTTGGCTGAGGCCCAGCTGGCCCAGATGTCGAAGCAGTTGGACATGTTCAAGAGCAACCTGGAGGAATTTGccagcaagcacaagcaggagatcTGGAAGAATCCCGAGTTCCGGGTGCAGTTCCAGGACATGTGTGCCACCATTGGGGTGGACCCTCTGGCCTCTGGAAAAGGATTTTGGTCTGAGATGCTAGGTGTGGGGGATTTCTATTATGAGCTGGGTGTCCAGATTATTGAAGTATGCCTGGCCCTGAAGCACCAGAATGGAGGTCTGATAACTCTGGAGGAACTGCATCAACAGGTGTTAAGAGGAAGGGGCAAGTTCGCGCAAGACGTCAGCCAAGACGACCTGATCAGGGCCATCAAGAAACTGAAGGCGCTGGGCACGGGCTTCGGCATCATCCCTGTGGGCGGCATCTACCTCATTCAGTCTGTTCCGGCTGAGCTCAACATGGATCACACGGTGGTGCTGCAGCTGGCCGAGAAAAATGGCTACGTGACCGTCAGTGATATCAAAGCCAGTCTTAAATGGGAGACCGAGCGAGCGCGGCAAGTGCTGGAACACCTGCTGAAGGAAGGGCTGGCCTGGCTGGACCTGCAGGCCCCATGGGAGGCCCACTACTGGCTGCCGGCTCTCTTCACGCACCTCTACTCCCAGGAGATTACAGCCGAGGAGGCCAGAGAAGCCCTCCCCTGACTCCGCGAGTGCGGGAGGGGCCCCCGCGGCAGGCAGGGACAGGGCGGAGCTGCTGGCCGATAAAACCtgaatcacttttttcttttttgaaaaaaaaaaaatattgaatttcctttccaaaaggaaagagatcTTTTCTCCCCCACCTTTTCTTGGAACTTTCCTTGAGAAAACTTGTATTTGTAAAGAATTCCtctgtccaggggcgcctgggtggctcagtcggttaggcggctgccttcggctcgggtcatggtcctggagtcccgggatcgagtcccgcatcgggctccctgctcggcggggagtctgcttctccctctgaccctcctccctctcctgctctctgtctctcattctctctctctcNNNNNNNNNNNNNNNNNNNNNNNNNNNNNNNNNNNNNNNNNNNNNNNNNNNNNNNNNNNNNNNNNNNNNNNNNNNNNNNNNNNNNNNNNNNNNNNNNNNNAActgtgagagacgatggactctgaaaaacaaactgagggttctagaggggaggggggtgggaggatgggttagcctggtgatgggtattaaagagggcacggtctgcatggagcactgggtgttatgcacaaacaatgaatcatggaacactacatcaaaaactaatgatgtaatgtatggtgattaacataacaataaaaattttttaaaaaaagaattcctttgtCCTTTTGGTATGCACGCAAATTTTATTAAAGGTTAAATAAGCCTCTTACCAGAATTAAAACCCAGGAAGATTTTTCAGCAGGGCCTGGGAGCCATATCTTTTCAATGTCAACATCAAGGAAGACGCGCCCCATCTCCCTGTTATCATGGGAATCCAGCTGAGGCATCTCAACTACCTGCTCATCATAGAGGtacaagaattttcatttttccttcagaaaGAGGTCATTAACTAGCACAGACGGCCACCCCAGTGACCACAGAGTGATCATTCAACCCAGTGAATGCAGAGTGAATTTGAAAGCACGTATAGCGAGTGGGACTGTTGAGTCCTCTTGCCTGAGAAGTATTCATACCTGAGAATATGCACATAGGGTCATATCTGCTTGTCTACATGGAAGTAGTGggatttcttttctgtcttaatAATGTTATGTCTTAACTAGCAGATGACCTGTGACACAGCCCGGTCTGAGTTAATGCTTACTCAGTAATAGAACTATTCCTTTTCGACATTATTAGTAGGGAGGGTTTTCTGGGtgggcagattttatttttcaagatgttttccttgggacacctgggtggctcagtcggttaagcagctgcctttggctcaggtcatgaacccagagtcctgggatcgagtcctgcatcgggctctctgctcggcagggagtctgcttctccctctcactctccctctgtgctctctctctctctttctcaaataaataaataaaatctttaaaaaaaaattgttttcctcaACAGGGCAAGAATCTGCCTTCCATGTTACTGTAGGAGACAGTTTTACCAAATGTTTTATCATGACATAAAATGGATCCAGCAGTGTGTTTCCTCACTGCCCACCACTCAGCCAGGTTTTCACCCCATTTCAAGGAGCACATTTTCACGTTAGTTAGGGTTAGGATAGGCTATGATGCAGTAATAAATAAACCTATATATAATCATCCACTTAATGCAAGTGAAGTTTCCTCCTTGCTCAGGGCATGGTTTAGTAAATGAATGGTTTAAGGGGAGCTAGGGGGCTCCTGTTCCATGCAGTCAAGACACCgctacaacaaaataccacagactgggtagcttacaaacaacaaatatttatttctcacagttctggaggttcaGAAGTTCAACATCATgatgccagcagatttggtgtggCGGCTGGTGAGAGcctacttcctggttcatagatggctgtgcACTCACCTGGTGCTAAGGCACTAGAGATCTCTCTGGGATTCTTctctaagggcactaatcccatttatgagggtGCCACCCTCATGACCGGATCACCTCCCAAACGTCCctcctcctaataccatcacttgGTGgattaggatttcagcatatgaatagggttgggggtggggttcaGTCCACAGCAGGACTTAAGGAGGCAGGCTCTTTCGTGTGGTGGTTCTGCCATCTCCAACATGAGGACTGGCCTCAGAAGCAGGAACCACAAGCCAAATCCCCAGATCTCTAACCCAGAAACTTGTTACCTGAGAATCTTGCAGTTGGTGACCTTCAACAGGTCATAGAAGAGAAATCAGTCAGGCTTCAGCATCCCGCTGGGACCTTGAGCACAGAGTCATGTGAGCTCTTGTGAATTCCAGAACTGATGCTGGAAACCCAGAAGCTCCCTAATTGGGTTTGGGACCCAGCGGCCTGGTCATGGAGTCTGGAGAGACTTGTGGGGTGAGGGCTCACCTAAGCCAGGAACCTGACATCAGAAACCTTGGGTTCAAGTCTTGGCTTACGTCTGACTAGCCATGTCTCTGAGCTTCCGTAGAAATGGGTACCCTACGGGCTGCATGAGATGGTTTCAAGACTTAAGGAAGGTGATGTTTGGGAagatgctttgaaactaaaagGCACAAGACAAATAACTACTTAATATGACTCATCTGGCTTTTGCGGAGCCCTTCCCCTGTGTGGCCGACAGCTCACTTCCATTCAAAGATCAGGGTGAAGTAGCCCACAGCAGCTCCTTCGAGAGCTGTTAGGTGGGATTCTAGCTAGACAAAACCCTCCTTCAGGGACTCTTTGGAACCCCCCCCAAAGTTCTAAGGCTGACAGCCCCAAAGTCTGGGAGGTTTTGTAGCTCATGGGTCCACCACATGATGATGGAAGGGCCCAAAAGATGCTTCCAGGAAGCCATTCTCGGCAAACACCGGACAAAATCTGGAccctacccccacctctggcCCAGTCTCCAAACATTAGAGTCACCCTCAGCCCTCTGTCTTCACCCCACCAGTCCCCAACCCGGGCTTTGGGATTTCTCTGCGTCATTATTTTGTCCCCGGCTTGCTAACTGAAGCTTCTACTGTTGGGCCATGTGTCCCAGACCACGTCCTTCTGCCTCAGTCCCCCTAGCACTGTTGCCCAGAGCTGaatgggaagagggaagaaatcaCCAAAGAGGAGCATCTTGATTTCAGCATATCTGACCTTAAAAAATCTCTCTTCTGACATCTGTGGGGGAACCCCAGCTGGGGAGCGTTAGCTGAGACTTGCCCTCTCTGTAAAAGGCAGGCTTTGGACACAGTGGCCCCTGATCTAACTCTGCGATGGGGAGATGAGGCggagaggagaagcagcaggTGAACGCAGGCTGGCTGACCCCCACGGAGGTGGGCCTGGGTCCTCCTTCCTCCGAGGCTTTAGCAAGGactccccagctctgcctcccctctctccttctgccaggACAGATGCCAGATGACAATCTGCTCGCAGGGTCATCAGAGGCAGGAGAGACTAggggagcagggccccaagtccTACTGGAAGGTGGCTGTGCCCTTAGTCTTTGGCCTGAGCCCTCCTGCAACCCCCATGTGGGACCTCGGACACTCAGCTCCCAGACCTCTTGAATTTCCGCCTCCCTCTCCGTGTCCACAGGTCCCCACGATGGAGTGCCTTCgttcacctccccccacccctctgcgcCAAAGCCCTCTGGGGGCTGAATTCAAGTcctgtttaaaaaatttactgggaagctgaggctcaagcacacatattttatttttttaatataacgaGCCCACGAGTACTTTACAGGGTAAATAGCCTAAGAAGTCTTCCAGCAGGACTTCCTTGTCCCGTGGCAGGGCGCTGGGACCTCTGGGTTCCCGTGGAGGGCTGCACCCAGGTCTCCTGCAGACACGGGTTCGGGAAAGAGGGCGTGCTCGTGTCCGGTGTGGAAAGTGTTCCCTTTGCTGTCCCTTGCAGGGCTTCCATAGACTTAGGAGTGCTGCCTGGTTTAGCTCCGAATGCAATTACTGGTGTTTTTCTTTGGCATCTAACCCATCGTGGGGACAGCATTCCAGAAAGAACTTGGGCACTCTGCTGTGCGAGCAGGCTCGACAAAGGGCACCACCATGAAGGAACAGCTGCAGGGACCCCCATTCAAAGTGCCCATGTGGCCTCCCTGGGGCTGCAGAGGGCGGGGGGGACCACCATTATCATCCTGGGGCAGCCTGGGGAAGAGTGGTCAAAGCAAATGGCTCCACTCCGGGGTTCAGGCCACTGTCCACCATACCTGGACTCTTTGGTTTTGCCCGGTggcccctccttctctctccccgcccccagcccctcctttgTGCTCCCTGCCCCTGAGCACCAAGGTCACTCAACCTGGGACTTCTCCTCCCATCTGTGAAGGGATGGATCCTCTCTACCCAAGGGACACTTCCAGAATGGTGCCTGCTCAGCCTTCCTACAATCCGGGGTCATCAGGGGAAAGAagccagggtggggagggtcagcCTCACTCTTGGTGGGAGACACTGGGGCCAAGTGGACCTGGGAACCATGGCAGGTCAGTAACGGTCCGCCACCCGAAACAGGCCCTATACTCTATTCGCTGCCCCCGGACACGGCTTCCTGGCCCCCGACGGCCTCTCTGGAGGATCCCGGAGCCACCTCGATTGTCCAGCTCAGTCAGCCACCCAGACACTGGGCATTCCACCGCGGCAGCGCGGCAcaccggggtggggggcgggggggggggggggccctcggtaccacccccaacccctcccctcccgcacctccttccctcccacctggcATCTCTTCCCCACTTTGGTCACTCTTCCTGCAGCAGGGGCTCTCGGTCCCCTTCCTGCACCCTGtcgtcctcctccttctccatgcAGCCCACGGTGGCAGCCAAGCCGGCGCCCACGCCGCCCCCGACCACCGCAGCCCCCGTGGCCCCCACCGCAGCGCCAGCCGCCACCATCCCGGCCTCCGCAGCCAGCGCGGCCGCGGCCATGCCCGCGCCCACCACGCCGCCCGCCAGGCCCATGAGCCCGGCCCCGACGGCGCCCCCCACGGCGGCCAGGTGGCCACAGAAGCGCATGGTGTACGAGTCCATGAAGACCTTGGCCTCGGCCTGCAGCTCGGCCTCCAGGGCCTCCAGGGTCTGCTCTCTGCCCTTGCACAGCAGGGCCGCCCCGTGGCGGGCCAGGACGGCGTCCTTCTGGGTGCACAGGAGGTTGCGCATGGTGTCGGGCAGCACCCGCAGCGCCGAGAAGATGCGCTTGGTGGCCGCGTCCTGCGGCGGGGAGAAAGGGAGGCGCGCTGACCGCCCGCCCGGGAGCCCGAGGCCTGGGGCTCCCGCGCGGGGCCGCGGCTCACCTGCTGCCGCACGTACTCCTCGAACTCCTTCTTGGCAGCTTCCACCGTCCTCAGGTCGTGCAGCTGGGCGGCCATCTGTCCACGGCAAAGCcaggctgcctccctcctcccgctCCCGCCCTCGGCTGCATCCCAGGGCCCACGCACCCGGCCCCCCAGACCCTCCGGAGGGTTGGGGGGGGACGTACCTCGTCCGCGGAGGCGAACCCGGGCCCGGTCCTCCCCATCCAGCCCGAGAGGTTCTGCGGAGACATCAGGGGAGGGGTCAGGacgggcaggggggcggggggctctcCGGGGCCTGGGGGCGGGCGGGAGGGGGGGCGCACCTTGATTTCCTGAGCTAACTGCTGCCCCGTGAGCAGGCGTCTGTCCCCCCTGGCGACGGGGCGGCCCTCGCTCCAGTACCCCGGGCAGCGGCTCTTGGCGTGCTGGGGGGCTGCGCTCAGCACGTCCGCCACGTAGGCACAGAGGTGGCCGAAATCGTCATCTGTGTCTGAGGAAGAGATTCCTCATGCTGAGGAGACCGGGGGCTGAGCAGGGCCGGGctttgggaggagagagggtgtCAGAGGCAGGGAGAAGCTCGCTGGGGCCAGGGGGTGGCCAGAGGAGGGCAAGCTGGGGAGGCCTTGTCCCCGGGGACGCTCACCGCAGGGGCTTCCGTGGCCTTTGCTTGCCCACCGACGccctggggtgggcaggaggTAACAGCGGGCTCTCCTCCCTTGGAGCAGCTCCTGAACCTTGGGGTATTTGCCGGAGGATTTCTGAGAGACGGATGGGGAGACCTCTGAGCTAGGGACCAGGCTCCTGTTCTTGGCTCCACCGCAGGCCCCCccgggcctcccctccccttctgcccagttcccccccaacccccttgcATCCCCTCCTTCGGCACCCCTCACCTGGATGATGTCACCCACGCGGCCCAGCCCTGCCTTGTTGGAGTAGGATGAGTCACGAACTAAGAGATCTAGGTGCTGGAAGAGAAGGGGTCCTGACACCAGCAGCCTGGGGGTGTTAGGGTCTGGGGTGATGGGTCCAGAAATGGGTGTCTCACCTGGATTGGCACCATCCCATAATGTCTGCCCATCACCTCGGCCACGTGGACAAACATCTGGGGGTGAGGCACCAGGGGTCATGGCTGGGTCACCCCAAGGACTGTGGCTTCCTCCCCTCTGGGCCCACTGGGGgaccccccaccctcacccccatactctccccaccccccacactcccAGCTCTGGGATTCTCCTGCCTCTCCCAACCCGGCATCTCGTGCTCCACCCTCTGCCCTCAAACCCACCAGCCCAGCTCCAGGTCATGAACTCCTAGGCCAGAACTGGAAGGCACACCATTACGGCTGGTCCAGTCCCCTGGACTTATGGCCAGGGCAGGAATAGGGTGGCACCCCAGGACCAAATTTTCTCCTCACCTCCAGATATTCCAGGTCTGTATCCTTCAGCTCCGGGGAGGTGTTGAGGATCTGGAACCAAGGAGAACAAGATGGAAGAGGGTCTGCAAAGCAAAGAGATACTGGGAAGACCCCGGTGAGGAAGGAGCTCGCAGGCCGACAGTGGGGCCAGGACCCGGGAGACACCTGCCTGGGGGCCTCCGCAGCCTGCAGGGCCTGGGCTGGCCGTGAGGGACCGAAGGCAGGCCCGAGAATGGTCCTGCGGGCCTTCAGCGGCTCCCGGGGACCTTTGACTTCCCTTTTGAACAAACCATGTTCCCACCTTCACCGACTGCAGGCATCCCTCCCTTGCAGGGgcatccccagaacctgtggGGGGACCCCAGACACAGGCGTCTGTGAGATCAGGGTAAGCATCCCGAGCACTCCCAGGGCCAGCCCCGGGCTGAGATGTCCCCGTCCTGGAGAAAGCTGAGCGGGAGCTGGGCCGATGGGGCGGGGCACCGGATCACAGCGCCCTCACCTGGTAGGAGCTCAGCATCGTGGTGAGGGCGCAGAGCTTGGTCCTGGTTTCTCTGCTCAGCTCGGGGCTCATGGCGTCCCCTGTGTCCACCAGGAACACGGCCACCtgtgcagggggcgggggaggcggggagaTGAACTGAGGGGTCAGGCCTGCCTCACTCCGCCACGTGCTCCCCCAACCCTCCCTCGTCCACCGCATCTTCCTGTACCTGCCCCCAAAGCTTGCtttctccattcccctcccctttGTCTACGATCTCCCCGTCCCCCCAAACCTCTTCACCCTCTCCTCCCCCGGCCCGCAATCTTCACCTCCTGTGCCCTTCATgcccctcaccttcctcccctccttccccagcaggAAAGGGTGGCTCCACATCCATATGCCCCTGGTAAGGCTGTTGGCACCCCACCTGAACCCCTGCAGGGACCCTCCTCCTCTCGGCCAGCCGCCCCCCCCTGACTCCtgcaaggcagagaaagagagcatcCGTTGGTCCATCCAGCCCCCATTCCCCTCCCAATTCCAGGCTGGGACCCCTAAactgcccccctgccccagcccttccCTCACCAGGCTTGGCAGGCCCCGGAGCAGGTGGTTGAGGAGGAAGGTCTTCCCTGAGTGCTGCTCCCCCAGGACAGCCAGGAGGCAGACAGGGGTGTCCCTGGCCAGGGGGTGCTTCAGACAGCGGTTGATGGCCCCCATCCTCAGGATCAGGCCTCCAGAGGTGTTGATTCGCACCAGCAGCAGTGGCTCAGCCCTCACAGCACATGTCTGCGTCGGGAGAAGGAAGGTTCCCTGAGCTGCCAAGGGCAGCGCGCGTCCGACCCCAGACTCCGTTCCGCACCCCGACATCCCAGAATAGAGCCAGAGCTGCCGGGCCCCTCAGGGATCGGACCCAGGTCCCtccagctccccccgccccagcagccCCAGCGCCGAGGCCTGGGCCCTGGACCTGCAGCACGGCGGGCAGAGGCCTCTGCGGCAGGAGCTTCATCTTCTCCCCCAGGCTCCGGAGGCCCTTCTTCTGCTTGCAGATCTTCCGGCACTCGGGGCAGCAGGCTGGCTGGCAGCCGGGGACACGGTGCGTGCTGAAGCACCGCGTGCAGAAGTCATGGCCGCAGTCCAGCGAGATGGGCTCCCGCAGCCTCTCCAGGCAGATGGAGCAGGCAGGAAGCTCCCGGGGCGCCGCAGGCCAGGACCCCAGGCCCAGCTCTAACTTGGGGAATGGCGTGTGGgacctggggtggagggggggggcggcagaGCAGACTGTTGGGAGCAGCATGGGGGGGGCGTGCAGGGAGTACGGCGGGCTGGGAGTTTGGGGGGCAGGGTGCTCCCAGAGAGGCCAGCTCACTGACTTGCACCCCAGTGCCGGGGATGGCAGAGCCGTGGGGACAGTGCTCCCGGCAGGGAGGCGCCCGGGTGAAGTCCTAACCCTGCCCCATGGCCGCCGCCACCGCCACCCCGGGCAGCCACGGGCAGGCTCCTGCACGGACTGATCTGGGCCCCCCGTTTCCTAACCGGCCAAGAGGAGAGGTTAGCAGCCCTGGGCTCATGGGGCCATTAGGGCAccctgcccagtgcctggcacaaaccTTCTGGAAACCTCTCTCCCACAGCCTTCCACTGTAAGGGCTCCCACTGGGAGTTACCGGCCTCGCCcggacctccccccccccccccccgccgacaGGAGTGACACCTGCATACACCGTGGGGCCAcaaggagagggtgggagcctCCAGGTGGTGGGGCAGATGGCTCTGGTTCTTAGAAGATGCCTTCCGCGCTCCCTCTCGGAGCTGGATTCGGTCTCCAAGCAGTACCCACCGgattctccctgtccctccctccacagcAGATCCAGCTTCGGGCCCTCCCCTGGGACAGCCCGCAGGACGCCGGGGGCCACAGGGCCCGGGTTCCTGGACCCACAGAGAGCGAGCAGGCCTTGAAGCAGTCCTGCTGGCAGGCCCTGCCACTTACCAACTGTTGCGACTGCTTCCCACGAAGCTCCGTTTTCTCTCCTTGGAGACAaaaatggggggcagggggtgggaatAAAACGTTATCTAGAAGAGAATCCAGGTTTCTGTCTTCCTCCTGGGTCTCAGTGGCCTCCATCCCCCTTCTGCAGACCCATCCCTCGTCCCCAGGTGgccctttcccacccccacccattctgcccccccccccagatgtCAGGACCCAGGACTTGCCTGTTTGCCCAGCCAGTGACAAAAGGAGATGATTGACAAGGCGGACCTCGGCATGGGGGGCgctgggaggggggagaggtCTGCAAGCAGAGAGCGGAGGCCCGAGACAGAGACCCGGTCGGCTGCAACAAGGATGGCTTTCCTCCTGGAAGGGCCGAGCTGTGGCaggtggagggtgggtgggtgggggatggtctCCCCAGAGGAGCCGACCCGGACTCGTCAGAGCTGGAAAATAGATGTGACAGTCGGGAAAGAGGAGGCTGCCTCTGGACTCACCCCAGGGGGAGGAGACAGGACTGCGGGAACCAGGGCTCCGAAGGAGGGAGGGACTGAGCCGGGCCCAGAATCCCTGGCAGAGGCTGGGATGCAGGCAAGAGCCGAGGTGGTGAGTCGCCATGGAGACGGAAGGGAAAGATAAggacagggaggggggaggagggatggagagagagaagccatatGGGTGCATGGCAGAGATGGAGCTGTGGGCAGGCACGGCCCCTACTGGTCCAGCCAGGGTTCTTCTGGGGCCACCAAGCACGAGCACGGTGTGcaaaaggaggggtgggggaaacgGGGACAGCACCGCCCCAGCTGAcctggagagggacagggagcctCCCTTCCGTCACTGGAGGAACATTTTACTGAGCACCCGCTCTATGCGGGGCCCCAGGATGCCGGCCTATTGCATGTGGTCCTGCGCCTTCCCTCCTGGAGCCGAGTCCCCAGCCCCCCTGGcatctctgacattggctgtgtGACCCCTGGTGTCTCCCCCTTCCCATGGCTTTCACGTGGCTTCAAGCTCGTGACCGTCCCTTCTGGACCTTCTGACTGCCTCTTGACTGGCCTCCTCCCATCTGCTGCCCAGCGCACAGCCAGcgtccacccccccaccccccagcacagcTGCTCCATGGCTCCAACACTGGCCATAGCTCCCTACAACCATCAGATCAAAATCCAAACAACCTGGCCTGCACCTGCGGGCCCGAAACTTCCTCTCTGGGCTTTGCCCTCTCTCCCCGTTCCCTGCTTCTGCACCTTGGCTCTGGGTTCCCCCTGCCTGCATAAGgggccccccttcctccctccggAGAGACCCTCGCAGGCCCAGCTCAGATGCCATCCCCCCTCCGGGGACTGCCTGCCTCCCCTTTCCTGACTGGACGTGACCTGGCCGTCAGGTGGCTCGTGGTCAGGTACCTGGTTGTGATAGGTTCTGAGCGGCcaaggctctggagccagactgctctGGGCTTGCTTCCCAGCTGATCTGTATGAGCCAGGGGCCCTGGGTGTTTGCTTTCACTCCTCTGAGCTCTGAGGGGGTCACAAGTACGTACAGAAAGCCACTTGCCCAGGGGAAGTTATTCTTAAGCCCCAGGTGCTAGGatgcagaggggcagggggatggaTTCACCCAGAGAAGTCCATCCAGTAGAGACCTTCCCTAGCAGGCGGGGCTGGATATTGCTCACGGCTCACTCTGGTCTTTCACACTTGGAAACGGGATGGCACTGGTCACGCACCCAAGAAACTGGCCCTGGTCACTCTGGCTTGCTGTGTGGATGGCGGATCAGAAGGACGGGGCTGGAGGTGGGCGGGGAGGCCGGCTACAAAGGCtaggggccccccccccccaggccaggCACTGAGAGAGCTGCTTGCTATGAGCCACTGTGGGAACCGGCCCTGCAGAGCGACAGGCCTGGGGAAACTTATTGCATCCTGGGGCTGAGAGTCTCCCGCTCCTGGAGAAAGTCCAGGCCTCCGTCCCTTTGCTCTTAGAGGACCCTGCTGGTATCTGGGGCTCTGAGGGGCACCCCTTGCCCAGGGAGACCGACTGTGGGGGTTAGGTGTGGATGGCCCCATTCTATCCACGAGGCTCTGTAGGCCTGTGCATGTTTCTACTGTCTCCGAGAAGGATTGAAACCTGATGGGAGCATGAGAATCTCCAAACTAcaagaagaaaatgtcaaatcAAACATAATACCTGCTGAGTTTGGCACCTGCTACCCTCTACGTGATGTCAACGGGTAAAATCAACTCGGCTTATCCTCTGTGAGGTCAGAATCAAATCACGAGCGCCATTGAGCCAAGAAATggttcctgagcacctgctgagtgctgagcacTGAGCTGGATTCTGGGATAGTCGTCACGTGGTCCTACACACTAACAAGTAATTTGTTCTTACCAAATTCAACGCTGTAAAGATTATACAAATCCTCTTTCAAAAATtcagggcaggggtgcctgggtggctcagtcggttcagcgtctgccttcggctcaggccatgatctcagggtcctgggatcgagcccatcaCTGGGcacccggctcagcggggagtcagcttctcgctcttcctctacccctcccccctgctctctctctcaaataaataaataaaatctttaaaataaataaataaaataaataattcagggcaaaaaaatgtctgttccacGTGGGCTATGGGCAACACTTGTTTGGGCGTGTCTGCTCTGATGTGGAGAGAGAGTTCCCCAAGGTCAAAGTTCCTGAGCACTGCAGGTAAGCCCTGcccaggagggggaggggacactAGCAGGTGGCCCGGTGCGCCTGTGTAGGGACCACAGTgtgtggaaaggaaaggaagaaactcTGCTCTGCCTCGCCCCTTGGTTTCTAGTGGGTGAGGATCCCATGTGGGTCCCCCACAgtgcccccagcccaccccagggACTCCTAGGGTCAGGAAAGGTCACACTGAGCCAGGCCTGGCCCTACAAGGTAGACAGGCCTCCGGGGTGCTCCTGGGAGCTGAGTGGTGACTTCAGAGAGAGCAGAGCCCACACGGAGGGGCTGGGGCAAGAGGGTGGTCCTGGGTTTCAGGAGCTTGGGCTGTGGAGAGGGAGtgagtttgttcattcattcacccaacaaaCATGGTGGCTCCTCCCTGTCTTTGGGACCAGCTCCCGGTGGCCCAGCTCTGACCTC
Proteins encoded in this region:
- the RNF112 gene encoding RING finger protein 112, translating into MPRSALSIISFCHWLGKQERKRSFVGSSRNSWSHTPFPKLELGLGSWPAAPRELPACSICLERLREPISLDCGHDFCTRCFSTHRVPGCQPACCPECRKICKQKKGLRSLGEKMKLLPQRPLPAVLQTCAVRAEPLLLVRINTSGGLILRMGAINRCLKHPLARDTPVCLLAVLGEQHSGKTFLLNHLLRGLPSLESGGGGWPRGGGSLQGFRWGANSLTRGIWMWSHPFLLGKEGRKVAVFLVDTGDAMSPELSRETRTKLCALTTMLSSYQILNTSPELKDTDLEYLEMFVHVAEVMGRHYGMVPIQHLDLLVRDSSYSNKAGLGRVGDIIQKSSGKYPKVQELLQGRRARCYLLPTPGRRWASKGHGSPCDTDDDFGHLCAYVADVLSAAPQHAKSRCPGYWSEGRPVARGDRRLLTGQQLAQEIKNLSGWMGRTGPGFASADEMAAQLHDLRTVEAAKKEFEEYVRQQDAATKRIFSALRVLPDTMRNLLCTQKDAVLARHGAALLCKGREQTLEALEAELQAEAKVFMDSYTMRFCGHLAAVGGAVGAGLMGLAGGVVGAGMAAAALAAEAGMVAAGAAVGATGAAVVGGGVGAGLAATVGCMEKEEDDRVQEGDREPLLQEE
- the LOC110584665 gene encoding vacuolar-sorting protein SNF8-like isoform X1; this encodes MHRRRVGAGAIAKKKLAEAKYKERGTVLAEAQLAQMSKQLDMFKSNLEEFASKHKQEIWKNPEFRVQFQDMCATIGVDPLASGKGFWSEMLGVGDFYYELGVQIIEVCLALKHQNGGLITLEELHQQVLRGRGKFAQDVSQDDLIRAIKKLKALGTGFGIIPVGGIYLIQSVPAELNMDHTVVLQLAEKNGYVTVSDIKASLKWETERARQVLEHLLKEGLAWLDLQAPWEAHYWLPALFTHLYSQEITAEEAREALP
- the LOC110584665 gene encoding vacuolar-sorting protein SNF8-like isoform X2, with the protein product MHRRRVGAGAIAKKKLAEMSKQLDMFKSNLEEFASKHKQEIWKNPEFRVQFQDMCATIGVDPLASGKGFWSEMLGVGDFYYELGVQIIEVCLALKHQNGGLITLEELHQQVLRGRGKFAQDVSQDDLIRAIKKLKALGTGFGIIPVGGIYLIQSVPAELNMDHTVVLQLAEKNGYVTVSDIKASLKWETERARQVLEHLLKEGLAWLDLQAPWEAHYWLPALFTHLYSQEITAEEAREALP